A stretch of the Leptospira kirschneri serovar Cynopteri str. 3522 CT genome encodes the following:
- the pckA gene encoding phosphoenolpyruvate carboxykinase (ATP), with product MQAQTQVKGLKELGLEPSEIFHNLSYDEIYEHEKKNGETVVSSNGTMMVDTGIFTGRSPKDKYFVDEPSSNGNIWWSHINFKVSEAIFDELYKKCVNYLSHKKLYVFDGYAGANPETRVSLRVVSEKAWQHHFCTNMFLRPTKEELVGLDPEFTIINACGIKNENFKQHGMNSEVFVIFHLAKKICIIGGTEYGGEMKKGIFSVMNYKLPLQGILSMHCSANVGKDGDTALFFGLSGTGKTTLSTDPNRKLIGDDEHGWDDNGIFNIEGGCYAKVINLDPKTEPDIYEAIRKDALLENVVYDPQTKIVDYSSAAKTENTRVSYPIFHINNIQVPSKGGHPKTIIFLTYDAFGVLPPVSKLSIEQAMYHFLSGYTAKVAGTERGIKEPTATFSACFGAAFMTLHPTRYAKLLGEKMKKHNVRAYLMNTGLVGGSYGVGKRMNLPSTRKIIDEILNGNIEKSEFVTHPVFQVAYPKTISGVDSAILDPREAWADKTAYDQTAKKLGEMFIKNFKQYAEGSKDFDFTAFGPKI from the coding sequence ATGCAGGCCCAGACTCAGGTAAAAGGTTTGAAGGAACTCGGACTCGAACCTTCTGAAATTTTCCATAACCTTTCCTATGATGAAATTTATGAACATGAGAAAAAAAACGGAGAAACCGTAGTTTCCAGTAATGGGACTATGATGGTTGATACCGGTATTTTTACAGGTAGATCTCCAAAAGACAAATATTTTGTAGATGAGCCTTCCTCAAATGGAAACATTTGGTGGAGTCATATCAATTTCAAAGTTTCAGAAGCAATCTTTGACGAGCTTTATAAGAAATGTGTAAACTATCTGAGTCATAAAAAACTATACGTTTTTGATGGTTATGCAGGTGCGAACCCTGAAACCAGAGTGAGTCTGCGAGTTGTTTCCGAAAAGGCTTGGCAACATCACTTTTGCACGAATATGTTCCTTCGTCCTACAAAAGAAGAACTGGTCGGTCTTGATCCTGAATTTACGATTATCAATGCTTGTGGAATTAAGAATGAAAACTTCAAACAACACGGAATGAATTCTGAAGTGTTTGTGATCTTCCATCTTGCTAAGAAAATTTGTATTATCGGTGGAACTGAATATGGCGGAGAGATGAAAAAAGGTATTTTCTCTGTTATGAATTATAAACTTCCTTTGCAGGGAATTCTCAGTATGCACTGTTCTGCGAATGTAGGTAAAGATGGTGATACAGCTTTATTCTTTGGTCTTTCCGGAACTGGTAAAACGACTCTTTCCACAGATCCAAACCGTAAATTGATCGGAGACGACGAGCACGGTTGGGATGATAACGGGATTTTTAATATCGAAGGCGGTTGTTATGCTAAGGTAATCAACTTAGATCCTAAAACCGAGCCGGACATTTACGAAGCTATTCGTAAAGACGCTCTTCTTGAAAATGTAGTTTACGATCCTCAGACTAAGATTGTAGATTATTCTTCTGCTGCAAAAACAGAAAATACTCGAGTTTCTTATCCGATTTTTCACATCAATAACATCCAAGTTCCTTCTAAAGGAGGACATCCGAAAACCATTATATTCTTAACTTATGATGCGTTTGGTGTTCTTCCTCCCGTTTCCAAATTGAGCATTGAACAAGCGATGTATCATTTTCTTTCCGGTTATACCGCAAAAGTTGCAGGTACGGAAAGAGGGATTAAAGAGCCAACTGCTACTTTTTCAGCGTGTTTCGGAGCGGCGTTTATGACTCTCCATCCTACGAGATACGCTAAATTGCTCGGTGAAAAAATGAAAAAACACAATGTCAGAGCTTATTTGATGAATACCGGTCTTGTAGGTGGATCTTACGGAGTTGGAAAGCGTATGAATCTTCCTTCTACTCGTAAAATCATCGACGAGATTTTAAACGGGAATATAGAAAAATCTGAGTTTGTGACACATCCAGTTTTCCAAGTAGCTTATCCTAAAACGATCAGCGGAGTTGATAGTGCCATTCTTGATCCGAGAGAAGCTTGGGCGGATAAAACCGCTTATGATCAAACCGCTAAGAAATTAGGGGAAATGTTCATTAAAAATTTTAAACAATATGCGGAAGGATCAAAAGACTTCGATTTTACCGCGTTTGGCCCGAAAATTTAA
- a CDS encoding PIN/TRAM domain-containing protein, with the protein MIHFYKVLTSLFLSGITFAVTHKQAGDIYLAGPIAGVVLLVSFILLYGESNLFPKLKADLLFCAGLGALLGLAIAWFVGAAVHFEELNVALYFVFALFGILAGVSFAKEPGLGIFGGGGGSGSSFGVGIEKEEVRDKILDTSVVIDGRILDIADTHFLDGPLILPNFVLREIQLISDSSDPIKRARGRRGLEMLNKLQRKGSIEVKITYKDYSDTREVDAKLIKLARDTGGKIVTNDFNLNKVAELQGVKVLNLNTLANALKPVVLPGEELGIQVIKEGKDENQGIGYLEDGTMVVIENGGHLVGKEVKVTVTSIIQTAAGKMIFTKANSNGVSEKGNRQPHSS; encoded by the coding sequence ATGATTCATTTCTACAAAGTACTCACGTCTCTGTTCCTTTCTGGGATTACATTTGCAGTAACACATAAACAAGCAGGAGATATTTATTTAGCCGGACCAATCGCCGGGGTTGTCTTGTTAGTTTCTTTTATTCTTCTTTACGGAGAATCTAATCTTTTTCCAAAACTCAAAGCTGATTTACTTTTTTGCGCTGGATTGGGTGCTCTTCTTGGGCTTGCAATTGCTTGGTTTGTAGGTGCAGCTGTTCATTTTGAAGAATTGAACGTAGCCCTTTATTTCGTATTTGCACTTTTTGGAATCCTTGCTGGAGTTTCATTTGCTAAAGAACCCGGTCTTGGAATTTTCGGAGGCGGAGGCGGTTCTGGCAGCAGCTTCGGAGTTGGTATTGAAAAAGAAGAAGTCAGAGATAAAATTTTAGATACCTCCGTTGTAATCGATGGAAGAATTTTAGATATTGCAGACACTCATTTCTTGGATGGCCCTTTAATTCTTCCAAACTTTGTGCTGAGAGAAATTCAACTTATCAGTGATTCTTCCGATCCGATTAAAAGAGCGAGAGGAAGAAGAGGTCTTGAGATGTTGAATAAACTTCAACGTAAAGGATCTATAGAAGTAAAAATTACTTATAAAGATTATTCTGATACACGCGAAGTAGATGCAAAACTAATTAAACTAGCTCGTGATACCGGTGGTAAGATCGTTACGAATGATTTTAATTTGAATAAAGTGGCTGAGTTACAAGGAGTAAAGGTATTAAACCTAAATACTTTAGCAAACGCTTTAAAACCGGTTGTTTTGCCTGGAGAAGAACTTGGAATCCAAGTGATCAAAGAAGGTAAGGACGAAAATCAAGGAATCGGTTATTTGGAAGATGGTACAATGGTCGTAATCGAAAACGGAGGCCATCTTGTTGGGAAAGAGGTCAAAGTGACAGTAACTTCTATTATCCAAACTGCAGCCGGAAAAATGATTTTTACAAAAGCGAATTCGAATGGAGTTTCCGAGAAGGGAAATCGCCAACCTCATTCCTCTTGA
- a CDS encoding CarD family transcriptional regulator translates to MAAKKKNSEIEHKVGDYVVYPIHGVGEILEISKKNILGKKKDCYVLEIQGSKMKVMIPVDKAEQVRIRPIIDKKEIKKVIALLKKDEVDTEEDWKIRYQNNLNKIKSGSIYEVGEVCRNLFRRASGKELSIMERKLYESAYNLVKMEVALSKGVTQEEAGNLVSDVLASTLSPSEKKAEEE, encoded by the coding sequence TTGGCTGCCAAAAAGAAAAATTCCGAAATCGAACACAAGGTAGGCGATTACGTAGTCTATCCAATCCACGGAGTTGGAGAGATTCTCGAAATCTCCAAAAAGAATATCCTGGGTAAAAAGAAGGATTGTTACGTTCTCGAAATTCAAGGTAGTAAGATGAAGGTCATGATTCCTGTCGACAAGGCAGAACAGGTTCGAATTCGCCCTATCATCGATAAAAAAGAGATCAAGAAAGTCATTGCACTCCTCAAGAAAGACGAAGTAGATACGGAAGAGGACTGGAAGATCCGCTACCAAAATAACCTCAATAAGATCAAGTCCGGGTCCATTTATGAGGTCGGAGAAGTTTGTAGAAATCTATTTCGCAGAGCAAGTGGAAAAGAACTCTCTATTATGGAGAGAAAGCTTTACGAAAGCGCCTATAATCTTGTGAAAATGGAAGTTGCATTGAGTAAAGGGGTTACGCAGGAAGAAGCGGGAAATTTAGTTTCCGATGTACTGGCGAGCACCCTCTCTCCTAGTGAAAAAAAGGCAGAAGAAGAGTAA
- a CDS encoding cytochrome c oxidase subunit 3 family protein — MSTAKHFHHAHHFESAEHQYDASKQGIWLFLVTEILMFGALFVGYTIYHSLYPEIFHAGSHHLSVPMGAFNTVVLLFSSFTMALGIHYVQVDKKKEAIIALAVTVLCALTFMVVKYFEYTSKIHHGLLPGKFFTNTEMADIKNAAMFFGFYFVMTGIHGSHVLIGAGLIIWVMIKVIKGEVNSSYYTPVEGVGLFWHVVDLIWIYLFPLLYLVG; from the coding sequence ATGAGTACCGCTAAGCACTTTCATCATGCTCATCACTTTGAGAGTGCAGAGCATCAGTACGACGCTTCTAAACAAGGAATCTGGTTGTTCCTTGTTACAGAAATTTTAATGTTCGGCGCCTTATTTGTGGGTTATACAATTTATCATTCTTTGTATCCGGAAATTTTTCATGCGGGAAGTCATCACTTGTCCGTTCCGATGGGTGCGTTCAATACAGTCGTACTTCTATTTAGTTCGTTTACGATGGCTTTGGGGATTCATTACGTCCAAGTAGATAAGAAAAAAGAAGCGATTATCGCTTTGGCTGTGACCGTTCTATGTGCGCTTACATTTATGGTCGTAAAGTATTTTGAATATACTTCTAAAATTCATCATGGACTCCTTCCCGGAAAATTCTTTACAAATACGGAAATGGCCGACATTAAAAACGCAGCTATGTTTTTTGGTTTTTACTTTGTAATGACGGGAATTCATGGATCTCACGTTTTGATTGGAGCAGGATTGATCATTTGGGTAATGATCAAAGTAATTAAAGGAGAAGTGAATTCTTCTTATTACACACCTGTGGAAGGTGTAGGTCTTTTCTGGCACGTAGTTGACTTGATCTGGATTTATCTTTTCCCGCTTCTTTATTTGGTGGGTTAA
- the ctaD gene encoding cytochrome c oxidase subunit I codes for MSTATASHTDNYLNHEKGIWSWLTTIDHKRIGIMYFFAIMSFFLLGGIFALLVRLELFTPGQTLGFVTPDIYNRMMTYHGAIMVFMVIVPGIPAIFGNFILPIQLGAKDVAFPRLNLASWYIFMTGAGIAAFSLFTQKVDTGWTFYTPYSISNSVSNGVIMLVMGAFVMGFSSILTGLNFIVTTHKLRAPGMTMNRIPLMVWALYATSIIQVLATPVLAITLLLLVAERTLGVGIFDPTLGGDPVLFQHFFWFYSHPAVYIMILPAMGVISELVSTFSRKVIFGYTAIAYSSLAIAAVSFLVWGHHMFVSGQSEFAGVLFSFITMLVGVPTAIKLFNWVSTMYKGSVRLDAPMLFAIGFMFLFTIGGLTGVFLASTGMDVHFHDTYFVVAHFHYVMVGGTLMAVMGALIYWFPKVTGKMTSDLLGRISWIFIFTGFNVTFFPQFILGSMGMPRRYYDYLPEFTGLNQISTIGSWMIGIGFLVGLIAVIHGLIAGKTAGDNPWGGKTLEWMIPSPPTHENFEKTPVITGGPYEYR; via the coding sequence ATGTCTACAGCAACTGCAAGTCATACTGACAACTACCTCAACCACGAAAAGGGAATCTGGTCCTGGCTCACTACAATCGATCATAAACGGATCGGGATCATGTATTTCTTTGCGATTATGTCATTCTTTCTTTTAGGTGGAATTTTCGCACTTCTGGTTCGTTTGGAACTTTTTACTCCGGGACAAACTCTTGGATTCGTGACACCGGATATTTACAATCGAATGATGACTTATCATGGAGCCATCATGGTATTTATGGTGATCGTTCCGGGAATTCCTGCGATTTTTGGAAACTTCATTCTTCCTATTCAATTAGGAGCGAAAGACGTAGCATTTCCAAGATTAAACTTAGCGAGCTGGTATATTTTCATGACTGGCGCTGGAATTGCGGCGTTTTCGCTTTTTACACAGAAAGTAGATACAGGTTGGACCTTTTATACACCGTATTCCATTTCTAATTCAGTTTCTAACGGCGTGATTATGTTGGTAATGGGTGCGTTTGTGATGGGTTTTTCTTCCATCTTAACTGGATTGAATTTCATCGTAACCACTCATAAATTGAGAGCGCCCGGAATGACTATGAATCGAATCCCTCTGATGGTTTGGGCATTGTATGCAACTTCTATCATACAAGTTTTGGCGACTCCGGTTCTTGCTATCACCTTACTTTTGTTAGTTGCAGAAAGGACTTTAGGAGTTGGAATTTTTGATCCTACTCTCGGCGGAGATCCGGTTCTGTTTCAGCATTTCTTCTGGTTCTACTCTCACCCTGCGGTATATATCATGATTCTTCCGGCGATGGGTGTAATTTCAGAACTCGTTTCCACTTTTTCAAGAAAGGTGATCTTTGGTTATACTGCGATCGCATATTCTTCTCTTGCAATTGCAGCGGTTTCCTTTTTGGTTTGGGGACATCATATGTTCGTATCCGGTCAGTCCGAGTTTGCAGGAGTTTTATTCTCATTCATTACGATGCTTGTGGGAGTTCCTACAGCTATCAAACTATTCAACTGGGTTTCGACTATGTATAAGGGTTCAGTTCGTTTAGATGCACCAATGCTTTTCGCGATCGGATTTATGTTTTTATTTACGATCGGTGGTTTGACAGGAGTATTCCTAGCTTCCACGGGAATGGACGTTCACTTTCATGACACCTACTTTGTGGTTGCTCACTTTCATTATGTAATGGTGGGAGGAACATTGATGGCGGTGATGGGAGCTTTGATCTATTGGTTTCCAAAAGTAACCGGAAAGATGACTTCCGACTTGTTAGGAAGAATTTCCTGGATATTCATATTCACTGGATTTAATGTGACTTTTTTCCCTCAGTTTATTTTAGGATCTATGGGAATGCCTAGAAGGTATTATGATTATCTTCCCGAGTTTACTGGTCTAAACCAAATTTCTACAATAGGGTCTTGGATGATTGGAATCGGATTTCTGGTCGGGTTAATTGCAGTGATCCACGGCTTAATTGCAGGAAAGACGGCAGGAGATAATCCTTGGGGAGGGAAAACTCTCGAATGGATGATTCCTTCTCCGCCTACACATGAAAATTTTGAAAAAACTCCGGTAATTACAGGGGGACCTTATGAGTACCGCTAA
- the coxB gene encoding cytochrome c oxidase subunit II, whose amino-acid sequence MTWLNLITATSFMPVQASEVAKNVDHLYLFLLVSSLISFVILIGGMTWFIFKYRRKTDSDKTAYITHNTLAEFLWSFIPLVIMIVIFWWGWRIFADLRKVHDKGDIEIHVTARQWQWTFKYPNGVTIVSPNATEKLNTLFQPNGIYVPVGKTVRLVMTSQDVLHSFYVPAFRNKMDAIPGRYTTLTFTPTEKGDFVVYCTEFCGTSHSNMLSAIRVVDHETFDKWYAEAGNVDLSKIPPTELGKKLYAEKACAGCHSTDGSRLVGPSYKGLFGSTREFESGPGVTADENYIRKSILQPTAQVVKGYPPAMPSYQGQLSDDEINALIEYIKTLK is encoded by the coding sequence ATGACCTGGTTGAACCTCATTACGGCAACGAGTTTTATGCCGGTTCAGGCTTCCGAAGTAGCAAAGAATGTAGATCATCTCTATCTCTTTCTGCTCGTATCCAGTCTGATCTCTTTTGTCATTCTCATTGGGGGAATGACTTGGTTTATTTTTAAATACCGGAGAAAAACGGACTCGGATAAAACTGCTTATATCACACACAATACGTTAGCAGAATTTCTTTGGTCCTTTATCCCCCTGGTGATTATGATCGTGATTTTTTGGTGGGGTTGGCGAATTTTCGCAGACCTTAGAAAAGTTCACGATAAAGGTGATATTGAAATTCACGTTACTGCAAGACAGTGGCAATGGACATTCAAATATCCGAATGGTGTAACTATTGTTTCTCCGAACGCGACTGAAAAACTAAACACTCTTTTTCAACCCAATGGAATTTATGTTCCCGTTGGAAAAACGGTTCGTCTCGTGATGACTTCTCAGGATGTTCTGCATTCTTTTTATGTTCCAGCCTTCCGGAACAAGATGGACGCAATTCCAGGACGTTATACTACACTGACCTTCACTCCAACTGAAAAAGGAGATTTCGTAGTTTATTGTACTGAATTTTGTGGAACTTCTCATTCCAATATGCTTTCCGCAATTCGTGTTGTAGATCACGAAACGTTTGATAAATGGTATGCGGAAGCGGGAAATGTAGATCTTTCTAAGATTCCTCCCACAGAACTCGGTAAAAAACTCTACGCAGAAAAAGCTTGTGCGGGTTGTCATTCAACGGACGGTTCTCGTTTAGTCGGTCCTTCCTACAAAGGACTTTTTGGGAGTACGAGAGAATTCGAGTCCGGACCCGGTGTAACCGCGGATGAAAATTATATTCGTAAATCTATTTTGCAACCGACGGCCCAGGTTGTAAAAGGTTATCCGCCTGCAATGCCTTCTTATCAGGGACAGCTTTCCGACGATGAAATCAACGCTCTGATCGAATATATTAAAACCCTTAAATAG
- a CDS encoding SCO family protein — translation MFFKNSLISGAIFCLFTASIYSYDPAARFDKNEKPKELEGVGVQEKLGNQLDLSLSFRDESGKSVLLSSFFKRDKPVLLSLVYYKCPTLCNFHLNGVTDVLKKLSWQVGNEFEYIAVSFDPKETFDLAFAKKNAYLKEYARGNGQGWHFLTGDQKEITALAESVGFSYKWNSENEQWIHSSVAYIITPSGKISRYLHGITFDERTLKLSLLEASDGKIGDFTDQFALFCFQFDPGKNTYTLYAYNIMKLGGFFTLLIMAAFLIPFWIRHNRNSELIRKE, via the coding sequence TTGTTTTTTAAAAATTCCCTGATTTCAGGGGCCATCTTTTGTTTATTTACTGCTTCCATTTACTCATACGATCCCGCTGCTCGGTTTGATAAAAATGAAAAACCGAAAGAATTGGAAGGGGTGGGAGTTCAGGAAAAGTTGGGTAATCAACTTGATCTTTCCCTTTCTTTCCGAGATGAATCCGGAAAATCGGTTCTCTTAAGTTCCTTCTTTAAAAGAGATAAACCGGTGCTACTATCTCTTGTTTATTATAAATGTCCTACGTTGTGTAACTTTCACCTTAACGGTGTTACAGATGTACTTAAAAAACTAAGTTGGCAAGTAGGAAACGAATTTGAATACATTGCCGTATCTTTTGATCCCAAAGAAACTTTTGATCTCGCTTTTGCTAAAAAAAATGCTTATCTAAAAGAATACGCTCGAGGCAACGGACAAGGTTGGCATTTCTTAACGGGAGATCAAAAAGAGATCACAGCACTTGCAGAATCAGTTGGGTTTTCCTATAAATGGAATTCTGAAAATGAACAATGGATCCATTCATCCGTCGCTTATATCATTACACCTTCGGGAAAAATTTCCCGTTATCTTCATGGGATTACTTTTGATGAAAGAACTTTGAAACTTTCTTTATTAGAGGCTTCCGATGGTAAAATAGGGGATTTCACGGATCAATTTGCCCTTTTTTGCTTTCAATTTGACCCGGGCAAAAATACATATACTTTGTACGCTTATAATATTATGAAACTGGGTGGATTCTTCACTCTTCTCATTATGGCGGCGTTCTTGATCCCATTCTGGATCAGGCATAACAGAAATTCCGAACTCATTAGGAAGGAGTAA
- a CDS encoding COX15/CtaA family protein: MNSNSDISSKFRLFYKVSLFLSVLIFLNLLYGPLVRATGSGLACPDWPFCFGKIFPTFDFQIFMEVSHRYYSAFLGLILLGLTIWTFTDKILRKEFGIYLGIAILLLISQINLGRLTVTLKLDPTSVNLHLLNAIAFFLVILTVSIDSREKALYQSKHFIETAYLFRKDNILYFILLIGIVVQIILGGRVSSHYAGLACPDFPTCWGQWIPNNPLEIVKIQVFHRFGAYAVVLLLVVSLGFAIWKNFPTTSKRFLQISMYLVVAQIILGILNIFFGLPKLITALHTGFAVLLLTSTYLSLISRVVVLTNERRTEK, translated from the coding sequence ATGAACTCTAACTCAGATATTTCTTCAAAATTTCGTTTGTTCTATAAAGTCTCTCTATTCTTGAGTGTACTCATTTTTTTAAATTTACTCTATGGTCCTTTGGTGAGGGCGACCGGTTCAGGCCTTGCTTGTCCTGATTGGCCGTTTTGTTTTGGAAAGATTTTTCCGACTTTTGATTTTCAAATTTTTATGGAAGTCTCTCACCGTTATTATTCCGCTTTTTTAGGACTGATTCTTTTAGGTCTTACAATCTGGACGTTTACGGATAAAATTCTTAGAAAAGAATTCGGCATCTATTTAGGAATCGCGATCCTTCTATTGATCTCTCAAATCAATTTAGGAAGACTTACCGTCACTTTGAAACTCGATCCTACTTCTGTAAATCTTCACTTATTGAACGCGATCGCTTTCTTTTTAGTTATACTTACAGTTTCTATCGACTCTAGAGAAAAAGCTTTGTATCAAAGTAAACATTTTATCGAAACCGCTTATTTATTCAGAAAAGATAATATCCTTTATTTTATTCTTTTGATCGGAATTGTAGTTCAAATTATTTTAGGCGGTCGTGTTAGTTCTCACTACGCGGGACTTGCCTGTCCAGATTTTCCGACTTGTTGGGGTCAGTGGATTCCCAACAACCCATTAGAAATCGTTAAAATTCAAGTATTCCATAGATTCGGGGCTTATGCGGTGGTTTTGTTGCTTGTGGTCTCTCTTGGTTTTGCAATTTGGAAGAATTTTCCAACGACCTCAAAAAGATTTCTTCAAATTTCCATGTATCTTGTAGTCGCCCAAATTATTTTAGGAATTTTGAATATATTTTTCGGCCTACCAAAACTTATAACCGCACTTCATACCGGCTTTGCCGTTCTTTTACTTACCTCTACTTATTTATCCCTGATTTCTAGGGTCGTCGTATTGACTAATGAACGGAGGACCGAAAAATAA
- the cyoE gene encoding heme o synthase, whose product MASSTFFSDWNQMLKPRVTSLVLATIIPGLYLAGEQSPSGFLIATTLFGTFLMSSASFIFNQVIERDRDAKMKRTSDRPIPSGRISVTQATLVGISMMGSSFYVLAVYVNLLTALCAFAALISYVFLYTIFLKPRTTQNIVIGGVAGCVGPLIGYAAIGNSLPVQAWVLFMMIFLWTPAHFWALAIFLKEEYSDADFPMLPVVKGIHQTTKSIFFYTIFYSIACVSFYFLESSMGFLYLMTALVVCAWMGILSYRLIQNPEPQSARKFFFFSILHLFIINITIVVDHLI is encoded by the coding sequence ATGGCTAGTTCCACTTTCTTTTCAGACTGGAATCAAATGCTGAAACCTAGGGTTACTTCTCTGGTTTTGGCTACAATCATTCCGGGTTTATATCTCGCAGGCGAACAATCCCCTTCCGGGTTTTTGATTGCGACTACTTTGTTCGGAACATTTTTAATGTCTTCGGCTTCGTTTATTTTCAACCAAGTGATCGAAAGGGATCGGGACGCAAAAATGAAACGTACTTCGGACCGTCCGATTCCTTCGGGGAGAATCAGTGTCACACAAGCAACATTAGTCGGAATATCTATGATGGGATCTTCCTTTTATGTTCTGGCAGTCTATGTAAATCTTTTGACCGCCTTGTGTGCTTTTGCTGCTTTAATCTCTTACGTCTTTCTTTATACAATTTTTTTAAAACCCAGAACAACTCAAAACATAGTAATCGGCGGAGTGGCCGGATGTGTAGGACCTTTGATTGGTTATGCTGCAATTGGAAATTCTCTACCAGTACAAGCATGGGTTTTGTTTATGATGATTTTCTTATGGACTCCAGCTCACTTTTGGGCTTTAGCAATTTTTCTGAAAGAAGAATATTCGGATGCAGACTTTCCTATGTTGCCAGTTGTCAAAGGAATTCATCAGACTACAAAATCCATATTCTTCTATACAATTTTTTATTCTATTGCCTGCGTTAGTTTTTATTTTTTAGAATCTTCTATGGGATTTTTGTATCTCATGACTGCTTTAGTCGTTTGTGCTTGGATGGGAATTCTTTCTTACCGATTGATTCAAAACCCGGAACCTCAATCTGCTAGAAAATTTTTTTTCTTTTCCATACTTCACCTTTTCATAATTAATATTACGATCGTAGTCGATCATCTTATTTAA
- a CDS encoding GDP-mannose 4,6-dehydratase gives MKCLITGAGGFVGSYLLKELKQSYTDFLGIGIQSGPNITENLELPKSYRSVVCDIRNLNQVRSIIYEFSPDVIFHLAAQPFVPKAVEDPGETLEINIHGTLNLLESLRSLKKKVRFVYISSSDVYGNVPESYLPVTESVVPAPLNPYSSSKYCAEIYCLQYHRWIQDLEIVIARPFNHTGPKQGLNFVIPNFCSQVLETLKRPESERKILVGDLSSSRDFLDVRDVVFAYRILAEKGKPGEIYNICSGREVIIRDVLDEIISTSGQKIPVEVDSTRFRPAEMKRLFGDSQKLKQLGWEPRFELSDTIQDVYNSIEQYNEI, from the coding sequence ATGAAATGCCTAATAACGGGAGCGGGAGGTTTTGTTGGTAGTTATCTACTAAAAGAATTAAAACAATCTTATACCGATTTTTTAGGAATAGGCATTCAATCCGGTCCTAATATAACAGAAAATCTTGAACTTCCGAAATCATATCGCTCCGTTGTTTGTGATATACGGAATTTAAATCAAGTTCGTTCTATCATCTATGAATTTTCACCGGATGTTATATTTCATCTTGCGGCACAACCTTTTGTTCCAAAGGCGGTGGAAGATCCGGGTGAAACTTTGGAGATCAACATACACGGAACGTTGAATCTATTAGAATCTTTGCGTTCTTTAAAAAAGAAAGTTCGTTTCGTTTATATTTCTTCTTCCGATGTTTATGGAAACGTTCCGGAATCTTATCTTCCAGTTACGGAGTCGGTCGTCCCTGCTCCTCTCAATCCGTATTCTTCTTCTAAATACTGTGCGGAAATTTATTGTCTACAGTATCATCGATGGATTCAAGATCTTGAAATTGTAATTGCAAGACCTTTCAATCATACTGGCCCAAAACAAGGTTTGAATTTTGTGATTCCTAATTTTTGTTCTCAAGTTTTAGAGACGCTTAAAAGACCGGAATCGGAAAGAAAAATTTTAGTAGGAGATCTTTCGTCTTCGAGAGATTTTTTAGATGTGAGAGACGTCGTATTTGCGTATCGAATTCTTGCTGAAAAAGGAAAACCAGGTGAAATTTATAATATTTGTTCCGGTAGAGAAGTGATCATCAGAGACGTGTTAGATGAAATCATTTCTACTTCGGGACAGAAAATTCCGGTGGAAGTGGATTCTACTCGTTTTCGTCCTGCAGAAATGAAACGTCTTTTTGGAGATAGTCAGAAACTAAAACAACTCGGTTGGGAGCCTCGTTTCGAATTATCAGATACAATTCAAGATGTTTATAATAGTATCGAGCAATATAACGAAATCTGA